The Biomphalaria glabrata chromosome 1, xgBioGlab47.1, whole genome shotgun sequence sequence ACTATAATACATCTAATCTTAATCTAAATCAGTTCTATTTCTAAGCCTACTAGTTAACATGCTCTGGATATGTGATTATGATTATCTCTCAATCTAAACATACACTATGACACTAtaaaatggaataaaaaaatgtatttggacTACATATAAATCACCTCAACTGATTAATGATTTTAGATGTCATTatgttataatttaaaatttatgtatatttttttttatctaaaatcATTTGTAAAATTTTCTTTCATAACAAGAGATAATGAAATCAaaaatgaaaaatctaataTTGAATTTATTCTAATAGAtagttaaaactattttaactaagacataaattttgtttgttcaacAGTACTATGAATATTTTGATTTCCCTTTCCTTTATAGGgttaaaaataacaaagatTTTATGTTGTATATTTGAtgttaccataaaaaaaatatacaaacaaattTTGTCTAAGTGGCATGCTTAGGacctaaaataatttttcatttccACATTGTTTCTTATATAATGCAAGTAGAATCTATCAAAAGACTTGGCATGatatatgttttttgtttttttcttttcctgatacatttttttaccaAAACAATTTCTACTTTATCACAGCCGCCACCATTGTCCTCATCGTCCATGGCGTCCAGGCGGTGACTATGGAGAATGCTTAGTTACTTCCTACAATACAGCATATAAGCCACACCCACTTCAGCCCAGAGAAAGTTGCAAGCCTGATCAATCTGCCCTCCACAGTGATGAGCCACTATCTGATAAAACCACTTTTCGGTTAGAaagattttgtaattaaaaatcaataattcaaTTTAGCATAGTTGGAAAtgaaacaatgttttaaaataaagtacaatAATAAAGTATGTGTTCAAGTTGATTTAATAAAACACTTAAAGATGTGCCCACAAAAATCTGGACTTACTGCaatctttaaataataaaatggtttacagcatttttatttcattgctgGCATAATTTAGTTATTGCTTTTTCTAAATGTATGAATTGTTgtatgatttcattttttttataaatttttttctttaagaactGATTATATCAAACACCCACTGGATAAGCCCTTTGTTCATGCACATGAACCTTATAGAAGGCCAGAAGGTGATCTTGATACTCTAACATCATATCACAGAGATTATACGGGTAGGTCAACATAAAAGATGTGATTGTGTAAAGCAGATCTTGATTCTTATTTTTAGATTCAAGataaacatataattttttgCTTACATGTATACCAATACTTAAAATTATATCAATGGCAGACACTTTTTTTCATCTAACCACCAAGGagaatatttacaatatattgcgatacaatatttttttcacttgtAACATCCTATGTAGTCTTTAACTTTCTTGGATAGTCAatatataatatgcatattGAAATTATATTAATGCTAATAaattctacttttaaaaaatgacgtTTAAATCTCATTttgtgctgatttttttttttttgctattgttataaatacagatttttaaaaaaaattttatatgtgTAAATAGTATCATTTACTATTTCTTTCACCAACTATTTTTCATTATAGAAAAACATGCTCCACCTGCCCAGATGGTTAAACATGATGGACAGAGACAATTACCTGCCAAGTTTGAAGGTGAACCCACTTACAAAAGTAAGTTAACAATAACATATCTCTGCTTAATATCTTTATCACCTTATATTGATATGATTTAATTAATACATGTATATATgactttttttaatgacaataaataacttttataataaagttaaattttcttataataaatgtaattttgttaatttatttttctttcagttgATTATCGTAAATGGCCCCTTGAAAGGCAACAAGCTAAACATCCTGACGCTTGGGTGCCTCCAACACAACCTTTTGAAGGTCAGAGCACATTCACTCGTGACTTCCGTAAGTACAATGAGCCTCCTCGTAAGAGCATGAAGCCTAATGAAGCTCATCAAATGTCAGATGCTCCCTTTGATGGACAAACAGGCTACCGTGATGACTATATTCGCCACCCGTTTCAACCACGTGATGTCAAAGAGAAGGAACAGTACAAGTCCTCCAATGTCCCTTTTGATGGCCTGACCACATTCAACAGAGATTACACCAAGAAGAATGCCCCAAAAACAGAATCATGCAAGCCCAATTCTGAGGCTTTCCAGTCAGATGCCCCTCTAGATGATCTCACCACCTTCAAGAATGATTATAGAAAATGGAATGGAGAGCGGCCATATGTTCACCACCCTGACCAATACAGGAAGCCTGAAGGTGAAATGGATCACAATACAACTCACCGTCTGCAATACAAGCCACATCCTCTGCAGAAAGTTGCCCTGATGAAACCTGGTGAAGGTAGAGTAATGATCCCAGGTGAGTTCAATGGACTCACAAATTACAAAAGTGATTACAAGCCTTGGGGCATCCAAAGGGAACAGCCCAAGGCCAGAGATGGCTGGGTACCTAACAATGTTCCTTTTGATGGCACCCCTACATACAAGGCTCACTACATTCCTCATGCCATTGCACCCTCTAAGAGCATGAAGCCAGATGCTTCAGCCCTGATGAGTGATGCACCTTTTGATGATAAGACCATGTACCGCACTGAATATGTCAAAAAGCATGCAGATATCTGTCCAGCAGCAGTCATTGATACAAAATCATCTAAATACGCATATGTTGAAACAGATGGGCGTGGACACAAACAGTATGTTCCAGTTTTTGAACAGACGAGTATCCTGGGTACTGGCACTCCATCAATGCCGAAAATCCCAGCAGGCATGGTAGCAGCTTAAATAACAATCACTTCATAGATGGTAAAaataacaaatgtttttttgttaaattagaATAGCCAAAGATTCTTTGATGATAATATTTACTACTAAGTGTACATTTTGtgaaaatattctttcactGAAATGGTAAGACAAATTATGAATCTTTACAATAACTTAACAAAAaggaaaattataaattataacttCTTGTATGCCCATAAAAAGAATTGTAAATGATATGcctttaagatttaaaaaaaaatgttgtttttttacttaataGTATTTGCTAAATTACTATATAAGGAATtggttattttaaaaagtgcacAATTTTGAGAAATTATTCAGAACTATGACTCattcatttcaaattatttGTACACCATATAAATGTTGCTAATCGTACATTTACGTGGTTGAATAAAGGTTAAATTTGAACCAAATATAAAGTGGAAATTAGATTTTACAAAAAGTTTCTCCTGTGACTTCCATTTTTAATATCATGCCATTTAATATGCTATGGTAAATACTTCTCTATTTTTCtgattctattttttgttttctacacaCTAAAGTTTGTTAGTACAAGTGTCTTATTTCTGAGAAATATTGGAGGCTCAAAATTAAACTTGCAATTTAGCATAAAATTTGGCATCCTCTATGTTTTTGACTGAGTACAAATGTATTCTAAACATTAGTATTTAAAAGCTGTGATACTTGAGTCATTATAATTTcacttttatttgtttgtttcgttATAATGTCTATGTAAATATAAGTGAGGAATGAGCTCAATctgttttctataaaaaaaaaaattatatttattcaaattCAGTTTGTACAACttgtataattttctttttttaccaaTGTCTATTTTAGTCACAAAAATTTTCTTTCgtttagttcattttttttttttgcatatatatatttatctagttAGTCAGCCgtatactttttataaatttattttataaactgaaaataaaatgtatgcaATTTATATAACTGTGAAGATAAAATTGGACACTGCTGattaatgtatgtttttatgtaTACCTAAACATTTAGcaacagaataataaaatgtacCATCTTCTGCTGCTGATTTTTTAATAAAGGAAGTTCATATGAAAAAGAACAATACAAAATATTGAATACTAAGCAATAAAAGAATTTATATCATTCTTACAACACTGGCAGTTATGTGAAATGTGTTCTTCCTAGTAAAAATCTCCATTGTTcctttttaataaatacatttattttacaagATTGAattcctttatttttattttatcatttattataaatctgaatatttatgtaaatattctgttatattttacatatatatatatttgcattaaaaaaatagttagtCTAAAATTTCTTTAGCCTACAACTTAAAATATTCCAAATTTTAGAAGACATTGTTTTGGCTGAGGCTTAATTAAatggaaaatttatttaatggctgagttgtaaagtacttggcttccaaaccgaggagtcacttcaaatcctggtgaatactgggatttttaatttttggatctTCAGTGGGCCTCTTGAGTCCATTCATCCATTgaaatgtctgaaagggaaacttcacATATCTGTTGTAACCTATAAAAAACATGCAACTCTctgatttattattataattttttttagcaataacTGGAGATTACTTGCAAAATtgtaaagaaaattttaaatatatttttttaaatacttgttttaaaaatacttcttttttttaaatctcatctCATCTTTACCTGTAGTCCCTTCTggggccaccaaccagcttcctccaggcatctcggttctgggcgagtctctccaactgcccccacgtcttgcccatctgcttggcatctgcttccaaatcgcggcgccatgtattccagggccgtcccctcttcctctttccttgggggctCCAGGTTATGGCTTGCCTTTTTAAAATGtgctaaattaaaattattttctcttCAAACGCTACATCTAATAGATAAATCGCATGTCAAAAGTTTCTCCGTTTAAAacttaatgtaggcctatatgtattGCTACAGTAAGTAAATGAATGGGGTACAGCAATactggaagaaaaataatggcCAGAATAGCTTACCAGTGCCATTAAGTTGCCCTAGCACCGTTCATCCTTTATGGCAAgggaaataatataaaatatatttcattaaaactttatccaaaatttattttacataagattaattatataataacaTAATATTAAGAAAAGAGTTACTGCAATCACAACgaataaggatcaataaagcagttttAGTCTTAGGATTTATTTTATGGTCTTAAACCACCCACAACATTCACCCATCCTtgcactttatttattttaatttcgtttgtttgtttgtaggcctatatagaaaAGGAAATACGTGTGTAAATGTGAGGCTAGGGTAGTTGCTTTCTACATATTTGGAATACCTTGAAGAAATataccatgtatatatttaatgGAAATAATCTTTACCGATCACCTCCAATATCTTCTCATTGTGCATTCATCTGCATCACctgattcttcttcttcctcgttctcattattttggagcgttcagatgactagaccaatacatgagatgaactgtacagtggtttccaaatcagggagctctccatatagatttctttctataagggtgttttggggccagtttcttgttcgggcctcttggtaaagaatgcagttatgaaggacatggtcagcattctctggtgacactccacatgggcagaatTCACTGGTTATCACCTATTCCAAATGTCTGGTTTCATGGATCTCTTTCTTGTCCTGTTCTGTAAGCTAAAATTAAATTGGTCTATATAAGGTTTAAGCTCGAGTCCTATGGTTAGGTATCAGAGCTGTTTATGTCAATCATTTAAACACTCCCACATTTTTGTTTCCACATTTCccacaacacaaaaaaaattgaagaattgaatatttataaaaatcatAATCAATGTTCATACttaaacaatgtttaaaaatcaCGTGACACATTCTGcgttaatttgtttaatttctgtaaaatcagattttaaGCCAGATGACGTCGCGTGACTGACACTCACACACTCTCTATGCTTCACAAGTGACACTGGCATTAGAGTAGAATAATTCATGACGTCTATGTCACAGACCTGTATAAATGTTGTTAGATATTCTGGGACGTCTCCTTCAATAGTTTACTCATGGACTTTTTCATTGGCAGGTCACAGCGCTCCTCTGTTAATGAAATAATCGGGAAGTAGTGGAAGTAAACAatctcacacatacacaatagAAACCAAACTATTTGGCTTAGTTactagtaaaataaaaagctgAGAAACAAATGGAACCTTGGCGTTGccttatacacacacacacacacacacgattaCTGAAtctaaagtaggcctattatatatactttttCAATGTACCGACTAATTGACTCAAAGAAGTGCCTTCTTGCAGACGATATTAAATAGACCTCTTTCCTGTGCATTTCAACATCTGATTCGAAAAGCCAATTCACCAATTCTTACTTTCTCTATACATCATTTTTCAATGTCTCTACGTACCCTTTGTTTAAGTTTTCTACTAATCATTACTCACGCTCTACATAGGCCTATCATTTCTGACATTCTCTACATAGGCCTATCATTTCTCTACTTTCTCTACATAGGTATATCATTTCTCTACATAGGCCTATCATTTCTGACATTCTCTACATAGGCCTATCATTTCTTTACCTTCTCtgtataggcctatcatttcTGACATTCTCTACATAGGCCTATCATTTCTCTACTTTCTCTACATAGGTCTATCATTTCTCTACATAGGCCTATCATTTCTCTAGTTTCTCTACATAGGCCTATCATTTCTCTAGTTTCTCTACATAGGCCTatcatttctcttctttctctacataggcctatcatttctcttctttctctacATAGGCCTATCATTTCTGACATTCTCTACATTGGTTTATCATTTCTCtacataggcctataatttCTCTACATTCTCTACATAGGCCTATCATTTCTCTACATTCTCtacataggcctataatttCTCTAGTTTCTCTAAATAGACCTATCATTTCTCTAGTTTCTCTACATATGCATATCATTTCTCTACATTCTCtacataggcctataatttCTCTAGTTTCTCTACATAGACCTATCATTTCTCTACATTCTCTACATAGGCCTATCATTTCTCTACATAGGCCTATCATTTCTCTACATTCTCTACATAGGCCTATCATCTCTCTACATAGGCCTATCATTTCTCTACATTCTCTACATAGGCCTATCATTTCTCTACATTCTCTACATAGGCGTATAATTTCTCTACATAGGCCTATCATTTCTTTACCTTCTCTACATAGGCCTATCATTTCTCtacataggcctataatttCTCTACACATCATATTTTAAAGAGAAAGGTAAAACTTGAAGGGCTGTAGAAAAGAAACGTTACTGAGAGAGTGTGCCTATAACATAACCTTTTTATTGTGAACGTTACTGTTACTCTGCCTATCGATCTGTCAGATCGATCGCAGTGATCGTAATGATACATACCCCCTCCTTACTTTTTTCCCATTAGAAACATTGTCACCCCCCCAATCCCCCCAAGTCTATCCTTGTTGGTGTGTTTCAGCCACAGTGGGCTGGTGCCtggttttatttaaaatgtgttcTGAATGAAAGAAAATCTTGCATTGATTTGTTAATGACGCTACATAGAGACCTgcgaatgttttttgtttgttgagctCAGTCGTTAGTTTTGGACAGAACACACAGACGGCTACATTGAGGCTCTATAATGTAACTTTGATTATAACAAACGAGACTACGTCGTGCTATAAAGGTCGAACACGGATAGTTTAAGTTTGCTGTTTTAACAATTATTGTGTGATCCACGTTGATGCAATGTGACATCCTTTGTTTGActtaagaaaacttttttttttttaccacatcttttaaatactttgaaaaTTTGTCATGGGTAGAGCATTGCGAATGATTCTGATTAATCTATCCTCCacatcattcatttcattttgtttgttatttcttcttttttccccctctttATCTGCACATCTCTCTCTAGTAGGTCTAAGAGACAAACACACCTGCATTTCGCCTTTTTAAGATCACCCTACACTTATTAGACCTAAGTTGAGTTTTATTTATGGTTATATTTTTCTGTTCATATGTGtatattgtatttttacaaggcttatatcaactcactccgtctgtttgtccgtctgtctgtcagatATAcgttttgtacacattattgcTCCCactttcggatcaagttgaaaccttagCAAGAGTgctcattgtccctaacaacaCGAAtcaacacaaaaagaaaataaaccaattaattaattaatgagttgtaattaattaattttgtttttatataggaaaagggaaacaaacagagctgtattgagatatatgaaatgtaaatatgcAGATCTTTTCcttgtataagctttgtattttttaaaagtctttttcatattttgttcatgctctgtttatttgtttgttgccTTTGCGTAGGGTTACCTCTCTTTATATGTCTAACTACGATGTACTTGTACAtgtacaataacaaaatagatatgCATTATAGCCCTTCTAGGTCCTTAAAAACATTGTCTATTAAGTTTATGTACATACATTGTAGTATATTCCTTTTTCGTTatacagttgtttttttgtttttttttttggtgttcttttcaaaatcattctattaatacatattataattaacttttgttttgcaaatgaaatatttcaattgtatcatcttctttttttgtagTAACGCCTGTACAATATAAGATTGTAAAGGGGAGCAACTTTGTAGTAACGCCTGTACCATATAAGATTGTAAAGGGGAGCAACTCCACCTGTCTTTGGTAACTATGGCTTTAAAAACGTACAGCCCATGACAAGCGTCCTTGGCTACGAGCTTGGCCTAATTTCAAGAATTTggtgttttattttcttctccTCGTCTGCCCCTTTATTTTCCCAGTTCGTGTGACCATCGTATTGTGTACTTTAATTGTGTTGCTTGAATAGAGAGTAACAGAAAGTTATTTACTCTGAACACAATGGTCACAGGATAGATAACTCAGCTGAAATTGATCCTTTTCTCTGCATTCTTCTGGTGTTTGTTGATTAAATTCGGATCACGGTTCGATTCATTTCTTCGATCTTAGCTAAAGTAAAGGAATGCCTATGAAACGGTACGTGACAATAACTTGGTTTAATcacttttgtatttgttttaaattacttcaCGATGGTCCGACTTCATCACTAAAGTTTTGATGTTTTCCCCTCTTAATGAAAATGATCAACTAGGCTAactaggcctactagatctagatctagaattaccaCTGAAGTTTCTTAATGATTTATTTGCTTTATTATCTTCGCTTTATAGACGTTTTACAGTAAact is a genomic window containing:
- the LOC106051745 gene encoding stabilizer of axonemal microtubules 2-like, whose translation is MGKRCICEICTCGRHHCPHRPWRPGGDYGECLVTSYNTAYKPHPLQPRESCKPDQSALHSDEPLSDKTTFRTDYIKHPLDKPFVHAHEPYRRPEGDLDTLTSYHRDYTEKHAPPAQMVKHDGQRQLPAKFEGEPTYKIDYRKWPLERQQAKHPDAWVPPTQPFEGQSTFTRDFRKYNEPPRKSMKPNEAHQMSDAPFDGQTGYRDDYIRHPFQPRDVKEKEQYKSSNVPFDGLTTFNRDYTKKNAPKTESCKPNSEAFQSDAPLDDLTTFKNDYRKWNGERPYVHHPDQYRKPEGEMDHNTTHRLQYKPHPLQKVALMKPGEGRVMIPGEFNGLTNYKSDYKPWGIQREQPKARDGWVPNNVPFDGTPTYKAHYIPHAIAPSKSMKPDASALMSDAPFDDKTMYRTEYVKKHADICPAAVIDTKSSKYAYVETDGRGHKQYVPVFEQTSILGTGTPSMPKIPAGMVAA